A region from the Triticum urartu cultivar G1812 chromosome 1, Tu2.1, whole genome shotgun sequence genome encodes:
- the LOC125520652 gene encoding fasciclin-like arabinogalactan protein 4 produces the protein MRGQGQISRRLVVLAAVAGLLLLAWAPGAAAVDIQAVLAPFPDLAGFARLLASSPVARELAGRSSLTLLAVPNADLPQSPSAFAAAAGADLADVLRYHVLLEYLSPADLRRLPAAGKLVTTLFQTTGRASADLGAVNVTAAGPGLGVVRSPAPFPGSNATVLGSVTSVPYNLSVLAVDGLIAPFGFDLAASESRPPAAVNITRVLADARGFNVAASMLEASGVAEEFEGDERGAGITVFVPTDDAFASLPAGDRLQSLPADRKAVVLRFHVLHSYYPLGSLESIVNPLQPTLATEYASQAGRFTLNITRSNGSVAIDTGVVQATITRTVFDQNPVAVFAVSKVLLPKEMFTRADSAAVVAAALAPPPAAASSMPPEPPESARTPPTKLSSPPALRGGARNGTAVSPPSSSAAKATATGRWCIALLYVLPALLPLV, from the coding sequence ATGCGGGGGCAGGGGCAGATCTCCCGCCGGCTGGTCGTGCTTGCGGCGGTGGCCGGGCTGCTGCTGCTGGCGTGGGCGCCGGGTGCGGCTGCCGTGGACATCCAGGCGGTGCTCGCCCCGTTCCCCGACCTCGCCGGCTTCGCGCGCCTGCTCGCGTCCAGCCCCGTGGCCCGCGAGCTGGCCGGGCGGTCCTCGCTGACGCTGCTCGCCGTGCCCAACGCCGACCTCCCCCAGTCGCCCTCGGCGTTCGCGGCCGCCGCGGGCGCCGACCTCGCCGACGTGCTCCGCTACCACGTCCTCCTCGAGTACCTCTCCCCCGCCGAcctccgccgcctcccggccGCCGGGAAGCTGGTCACCACGCTGTTCCAGACCACCGGCCGCGCCTCCGCCGACCTCGGCGCCGTCAACGTCACGGCCGCCGGGCCGGGCCTCGGCGTCGTCCGCTCGCCCGCGCCCTTCCCCGGGTCCAACGCCACCGTGCTCGGCTCCGTCACCTCCGTGCCGTACAACCTGAGCGTGCTGGCCGTGGACGGCCTCATCGCGCCCTTCGGCTTCGACCTGGCGGCCTCCGAGTCCCGCCCCCCCGCCGCCGTCAACATCACCCGCGTCCTCGCCGACGCGCGCGGGTTCAACGTGGCGGCGTCCATGCTGGAGGCCTCCGGCGTGGCGGAGGAGTTCGAGGGCGACGAGCGCGGCGCCGGCATCACGGTGTTCGTCCCCACCGACGACGCCTTCGCCAGCCTCCCCGCCGGCGACCGGCTCCAGTCCCTCCCCGCCGACCGCAAGGCCGTGGTGCTCCGCTTCCACGTCCTCCACTCCTACTACCCGCTGGGGTCGCTGGAGTCGATCGTGAACCCGCTGCAGCCGACCCTGGCCACCGAGTACGCCAGCCAGGCCGGCCGCTTCACCCTCAACATCACCCGCTCCAACGGCTCCGTGGCCATCGACACCGGCGTCGTGCAGGCCACCATCACGCGCACCGTCTTCGACCAGAACCCCGTCGCCGTCTTCGCCGTCTCCAAGGTGCTGCTCCCCAAGGAGATGTTCACCAGGGCCGACTCGGCCGCCGTCGTCGCCGCGGCCCTGGCGcccccgccggccgccgccagCTCGATGCCGCCGGAGCCGCCCGAGAGCGCGCGGACGCCGCCGACGAAGCTGTCCTCGCCCCCCGCGCTGCGCGGCGGGGCCAGGAACGGCACCGCGGTttcgccgccgtcgtcgtcggcGGCAAAGGCAACGGCAACTGGGCGGTGGTGTATAGCATTGTTGTATGTACTACCAGCACTGCTGCCTCTGGTATGA